One region of Tamandua tetradactyla isolate mTamTet1 chromosome 6, mTamTet1.pri, whole genome shotgun sequence genomic DNA includes:
- the FABP12 gene encoding fatty acid-binding protein 12, which yields MVDQLQGTWKSISCENFEEYMKELGIGRASRKLGCLAKPTVTINTDGHVITIKTKSIFKNDEISFKLREEFAGSTTGSPKTKSTVTLDDNSLLQVQDWNGKEITVRRKLADGKMVVESTVNNVICTRTYERV from the exons ATGGTGGATCAGCTCCAGGGAACATGGAAATCCATATCTTGTGAAAACTTTGAAGAATACATGAAAGAACTAG GAATAGGAAGAGCAAGCAGGAAACTGGGCTGCCTGGCAAAACCCACTGTCACCATCAATACAGATGGACATGTGATCACTATCAAAACCAAAAGCATCTTCAAAAATGATGAGATCTCTTTTAAACTCAGAGAGGAGTTTGCCGGAAGCACAACAGGTAGCCCTAAAACCAAG AGTACCGTAACCTTAGATGACAACTCCTTGCTTCAGGTTCAGGACTGGAATGGCAAAGAAATCACTGTAAGGAGAAAGTTGGCGGATGGGAAAATGGTGGTG GAAAGTACTGTGAACAATGTTATCTGCACTCGGACATATGAGAGAGTATAA